In the genome of Paenibacillus pabuli, one region contains:
- a CDS encoding glycoside hydrolase family 32 protein — translation MDERYRPGYHFSPPSHWMNDPNGLVYYEGEYHLFYQHHPYSNKWGPMHWGHAVSHDLIHWQHEPIALFPDEHGAIFSGCCVVDFNNSSGLFAGSHGLIAIFTHADTCPETGQPRQRQSLAYSSDKGRTWHKYEGNPVLTEIDLVDFRDPKVFWHAQSERWVMTIVAGDHARFYGSENLREWTLTGEFGQEEGSHDGVWECPDLFELPIDDSGHSKWVLIISIGDNPAFPEGSRTQYFIGEFDGNTFINDNSADHIMWLDHGRDNYAGVTWSDMHEQDGRRVIIGWMSNWKYANETPTGDWRGAMTLPRALSLTSRDEGIVLTQMPVREIEQLRKESKSWSDVTVTQDVPFMIKTKDDLLEIEADIDIRTAGEVHIKMQSSGQSETIIGYDPVRQWLFIDRFKSGMTDFHPSFACQHGVFLVPENEKIKLHIWLDRNAVEVYANQGLVVLTDQIFPDATMNRISIGTNSGQVVLSSLHIHALQSIHIPNGTTAQTLGGDEA, via the coding sequence ATGGATGAGAGATATAGACCGGGATATCATTTTTCGCCTCCATCCCATTGGATGAACGATCCGAACGGATTAGTCTATTATGAGGGAGAATATCATTTGTTTTATCAACATCATCCCTATAGTAATAAATGGGGGCCGATGCACTGGGGCCATGCCGTAAGCCATGATCTGATTCATTGGCAGCATGAACCTATCGCTCTGTTCCCTGACGAACATGGAGCCATTTTTTCTGGTTGCTGTGTGGTTGACTTTAATAACAGCAGTGGACTGTTCGCGGGCTCTCATGGATTGATTGCGATCTTTACCCATGCGGATACTTGTCCAGAGACCGGGCAGCCGCGCCAGCGGCAAAGCTTGGCTTACAGCAGCGATAAAGGCAGAACCTGGCATAAATATGAGGGGAATCCGGTTCTTACCGAAATTGATCTGGTAGACTTCCGGGACCCAAAAGTGTTCTGGCATGCACAAAGTGAGCGGTGGGTTATGACCATTGTAGCGGGAGATCATGCTCGGTTTTATGGGTCGGAAAATTTGCGTGAATGGACATTAACAGGGGAATTCGGGCAAGAGGAAGGCTCGCATGACGGCGTTTGGGAATGCCCGGATCTCTTTGAATTGCCAATCGATGACAGTGGACATTCCAAATGGGTACTTATCATTAGCATTGGGGATAACCCTGCCTTTCCGGAAGGATCACGCACGCAATATTTTATCGGAGAGTTCGACGGAAATACATTCATCAACGACAATTCGGCTGATCATATCATGTGGTTGGATCACGGTCGGGACAACTATGCAGGGGTCACCTGGTCAGATATGCATGAACAAGACGGACGACGTGTGATCATCGGTTGGATGAGCAACTGGAAATATGCCAACGAGACGCCAACCGGAGACTGGAGAGGCGCAATGACTCTGCCTCGCGCCCTGTCACTGACCAGTCGGGACGAGGGCATCGTGCTAACCCAAATGCCTGTCCGGGAAATAGAACAGCTGCGGAAAGAGTCGAAAAGCTGGTCTGATGTCACGGTTACGCAGGATGTCCCGTTTATGATAAAGACAAAGGATGATCTACTGGAGATTGAAGCGGACATCGATATTCGGACTGCGGGCGAGGTTCATATCAAAATGCAATCGTCCGGGCAGAGTGAAACAATCATCGGCTATGACCCTGTGCGCCAATGGCTATTCATCGATCGTTTCAAATCGGGCATGACTGACTTTCATCCATCATTTGCATGCCAGCATGGGGTCTTCCTGGTTCCGGAAAATGAGAAAATCAAGCTGCATATCTGGCTGGATCGCAATGCGGTTGAAGTTTATGCGAATCAGGGCCTGGTTGTACTGACGGATCAAATTTTCCCGGATGCAACGATGAATAGGATTTCAATAGGAACGAATTCAGGGCAGGTTGTATTGAGTTCGCTTCATATCCATGCTCTTCAGTCCATTCATATCCCCAATGGCACCACAGCGCAGACATTAGGGGGGGATGAAGCGTGA
- a CDS encoding GH32 C-terminal domain-containing protein, which produces MRKVITRETLISRMVIWVLLLQLVAPGISAAADIPEVDAREALTPKADEGLSVTDTVYQIQNPSFETGDMSGWTVVRGQAFGQDSVSDETTWWAEQIPYNQEGTYHLNGWKHDEAATGVLRSSTFELGGSGWISFKLGGAKNPNKAYVNIVEAETGQVIARYGNSAFADVGFPNPEEGLRLANMEQYKADLSEYLGKKLYVEIVDNATSDWGVIFADAFFMYHNAEPAGGIAATDIKPDFKRYQIENPGFETGNLTGWTIVEGEAFGPNSVSDETTYWVEEIPYNQEGTYHLNGLKYNEAATGKLRSSTFELGGTGWITFRLGGGKHTDQVYVSVIDADTGELIARYGNTEFNESGFPDPAQGLRLANMEQYKADLSKYIGKKLYMEIVDNGHSDWGVIFADAFNTFNELVPEEGVMADNIMPTEIQNPSFETGNLENWTVEGNAFQVNNEAQAGKEGNYFAKSSLEGQGSIISSTFTLQGTGTINFTVLDIVNPQHAYVALYDASTDTLLEKTGDVSTNEKISWKMQQYYNKRLYIKVIDQSNQARISVDAFQAHGTGTIFHMSLDEDAGKKALEKVSNIEHDVNYVFNNARYMDSKEPRWTPRGVKGGALLFDGYSNNIEVNANNAVPVSDALTLETWVAPRSYEWGDGNKLSAIVNQSDQDKAEGFALGMYRHGTWSMQVGIGGQWIQVWVKDHPLEKYKWNYVAATFDKKDGMIKLYLNGEEVASQATPINVPITPSTENLIIGKHNKPVELAGLFSYNMFSGLIDEVKLQNKVLTDQEILAEYENVKSLHGGSVPEIPNGDIDEDPSVFDGDQHRPQYHAMPPQNWMNEAHAPIYYNGKYHLFYQHNPQGPYWHQIHWGHWVSDDMVHWENVRPALAPEAGTLDPDGAWSGSAAYDRDGNPVLFYTAGNDSLSPNQRTGLATPTDLSDPNLEQWVKYPDPVTEQNGNGIHNEFRDPFVWYDEEVDKWYQLVTSGLQDFSSGTALVYVSDDMYNWEYKGPLFVSDRSLYPELGTVWELPVLLPLGKDSAGKQKYIFMINPHEKPEQVPPANDVQRDVEVFYWIGTWDRDHFKFIPDQEAPSKMDVGDGYLTAESGMVTPDGRTVVYSMVQNVRTPQAEYQAGWAHNLALPVSLSLDEHDQLRIEPIQELQSLRGDKVVDFSNKNLAAANQLIRNVKGDMLEIVMEVDPGEAQKFGLKVRRSDNGQEETLIYYDKTNGTFNVDRTKSSIDPDVRVDGIQGGYVDLDGENLKLHIFLDRSVVEAFANDKKKLTTRVYVGRYDSLGMQIWADNDITVKSMEVWEMNALTGEPAAPVDVPDNWDNSVYTNITELPNHDFATGDLTGWITEGNAFQDVHVTDAQFFWDTIYFNPSHKIPGGHHLWGFNEEAGGDSLTGTLKTQKFVLGGNGKINFLVSGGRDIDKLYVALVRASDGKTLFKETATNYEEYQRKIWDASEYIGQELYIKVVDQSTGGFGHINVDDFNVPVKVQNPT; this is translated from the coding sequence ATGAGGAAAGTAATAACAAGGGAAACCTTGATCTCAAGAATGGTCATATGGGTATTGCTTCTCCAGCTTGTTGCTCCAGGAATATCGGCTGCAGCCGATATTCCTGAAGTGGATGCTCGGGAGGCGTTAACCCCTAAGGCTGACGAGGGGTTATCAGTTACGGATACAGTCTATCAAATCCAGAATCCAAGCTTCGAAACCGGGGATATGTCAGGCTGGACGGTTGTAAGAGGCCAAGCGTTTGGCCAGGACAGCGTATCAGACGAAACCACTTGGTGGGCGGAACAAATTCCGTACAATCAGGAAGGTACTTATCATTTAAATGGCTGGAAGCATGACGAGGCTGCAACCGGCGTTCTCCGTTCCAGCACCTTCGAGCTGGGTGGCAGCGGCTGGATCAGCTTCAAGCTTGGCGGTGCCAAAAATCCAAACAAGGCATATGTAAATATCGTAGAAGCCGAGACGGGGCAAGTCATTGCCCGGTATGGCAATAGCGCCTTCGCTGACGTTGGCTTCCCAAATCCCGAGGAGGGCTTGAGGCTTGCCAATATGGAGCAATATAAGGCGGATCTTTCCGAATATTTGGGCAAAAAGCTGTATGTGGAGATCGTTGACAATGCAACCTCAGATTGGGGCGTGATCTTTGCGGACGCCTTCTTCATGTACCATAATGCCGAGCCGGCCGGAGGAATTGCCGCCACGGATATCAAGCCGGATTTCAAACGCTATCAAATCGAAAATCCCGGCTTTGAAACAGGGAATTTAACAGGCTGGACGATTGTAGAAGGCGAGGCGTTTGGTCCGAACAGCGTGTCGGACGAAACAACCTATTGGGTTGAAGAAATCCCGTATAACCAGGAAGGCACTTATCATTTAAACGGATTGAAGTATAACGAGGCTGCGACAGGTAAGCTTCGTTCAAGCACCTTCGAGCTGGGCGGAACAGGCTGGATTACCTTCAGATTGGGCGGAGGCAAGCATACGGATCAAGTGTATGTGAGCGTCATCGATGCGGACACAGGTGAACTGATTGCCAGGTACGGTAACACCGAATTTAACGAGTCGGGGTTCCCGGATCCGGCACAGGGCCTGAGGCTCGCGAATATGGAGCAATATAAAGCCGATCTCTCCAAGTATATCGGCAAGAAGCTGTATATGGAGATCGTTGATAATGGGCACTCGGATTGGGGAGTAATCTTTGCGGACGCCTTCAACACCTTCAATGAACTCGTACCGGAAGAAGGAGTTATGGCAGATAACATTATGCCGACTGAAATCCAGAATCCCAGCTTTGAAACCGGAAATTTAGAGAACTGGACCGTTGAAGGCAATGCTTTTCAAGTGAACAATGAAGCTCAAGCGGGTAAAGAAGGCAACTATTTTGCCAAATCCTCCTTGGAAGGACAGGGCTCGATTATCTCTAGCACCTTTACGCTTCAGGGTACCGGTACTATTAACTTCACTGTTTTGGACATCGTCAATCCGCAGCATGCCTACGTCGCATTATACGATGCCAGTACTGACACGTTGCTTGAGAAGACCGGGGATGTCAGTACGAATGAGAAGATTTCCTGGAAAATGCAGCAATACTATAACAAGCGGCTTTATATCAAGGTTATCGATCAATCCAATCAAGCTCGTATTTCCGTTGATGCTTTTCAAGCTCATGGTACGGGTACCATTTTTCACATGAGTCTTGATGAAGACGCAGGAAAAAAGGCGCTTGAGAAAGTAAGCAATATAGAACACGATGTGAACTATGTATTTAACAACGCCAGATACATGGACTCCAAGGAACCGAGATGGACTCCGCGCGGAGTAAAAGGCGGCGCCCTGCTGTTCGATGGATACTCAAATAATATCGAGGTCAATGCAAACAATGCCGTACCTGTAAGTGACGCGTTAACGCTTGAAACTTGGGTCGCGCCGCGCAGCTACGAATGGGGAGATGGAAACAAGCTGTCTGCAATCGTGAACCAGTCCGACCAGGATAAGGCGGAAGGCTTCGCGCTTGGCATGTACCGGCACGGTACATGGTCCATGCAGGTCGGGATTGGCGGCCAGTGGATTCAGGTATGGGTAAAAGATCATCCACTCGAAAAGTACAAATGGAATTATGTGGCGGCTACGTTCGACAAAAAGGATGGAATGATCAAGTTGTACCTGAACGGTGAGGAAGTGGCTTCCCAAGCGACCCCTATCAACGTTCCGATCACACCCTCTACCGAAAACCTGATCATTGGTAAACATAATAAACCGGTAGAGTTGGCGGGGTTGTTCTCTTACAATATGTTCTCTGGACTCATTGATGAAGTGAAGCTGCAAAACAAAGTCCTCACTGATCAGGAGATCCTTGCTGAGTATGAGAATGTGAAGTCGCTTCACGGCGGTTCGGTCCCGGAAATTCCGAATGGCGATATTGATGAGGATCCAAGTGTGTTTGATGGCGATCAGCATCGTCCTCAGTACCATGCGATGCCTCCACAAAACTGGATGAATGAAGCGCATGCGCCGATTTATTATAACGGCAAATACCATTTGTTTTATCAGCATAACCCGCAAGGTCCATACTGGCATCAAATCCATTGGGGACATTGGGTGAGTGACGATATGGTACATTGGGAAAATGTGAGGCCTGCTCTTGCGCCCGAAGCGGGCACCCTTGATCCGGACGGCGCATGGTCAGGCAGTGCAGCGTATGATCGAGACGGCAATCCTGTTCTGTTCTATACTGCCGGCAATGACTCCCTGTCGCCGAATCAAAGAACAGGGCTGGCGACTCCGACAGATTTGTCCGATCCCAATCTGGAACAATGGGTGAAATATCCTGATCCGGTGACGGAGCAGAACGGGAACGGCATCCATAACGAGTTCCGCGATCCGTTTGTCTGGTATGACGAAGAGGTGGATAAGTGGTATCAGTTAGTGACATCCGGTCTTCAAGACTTCAGCAGCGGCACAGCTTTGGTGTATGTGTCCGACGACATGTACAACTGGGAGTATAAGGGGCCTTTATTCGTTAGCGACAGAAGCCTGTATCCGGAGCTCGGTACGGTATGGGAACTGCCGGTATTGCTGCCATTAGGCAAGGATAGCGCAGGCAAGCAAAAGTATATTTTCATGATCAATCCCCATGAGAAACCGGAGCAAGTGCCTCCAGCGAACGATGTGCAAAGAGATGTTGAGGTCTTTTATTGGATTGGCACCTGGGACCGGGATCACTTCAAATTTATTCCCGACCAGGAGGCACCCTCCAAAATGGATGTGGGCGATGGTTATTTAACCGCAGAGAGCGGTATGGTCACACCTGACGGAAGAACGGTCGTTTACTCCATGGTGCAAAATGTAAGAACGCCGCAAGCCGAATACCAAGCCGGATGGGCGCATAATTTGGCATTGCCAGTTTCACTGAGCCTGGATGAGCATGATCAATTGCGTATTGAACCGATTCAAGAATTGCAGAGTCTCCGGGGAGATAAGGTGGTTGATTTCTCGAACAAAAATTTGGCTGCCGCCAATCAATTGATCCGGAATGTGAAAGGCGACATGTTGGAGATTGTGATGGAAGTTGATCCGGGCGAAGCCCAGAAATTTGGGCTCAAGGTGCGGCGCTCCGATAATGGCCAAGAAGAAACGCTGATTTACTATGACAAGACAAACGGAACCTTTAATGTAGATCGGACAAAAAGCAGCATTGATCCGGATGTACGCGTGGATGGCATTCAAGGCGGATACGTGGATTTGGACGGAGAGAACCTGAAGCTCCATATTTTCCTTGACCGTTCGGTTGTTGAAGCCTTTGCCAATGACAAAAAAAAGCTGACAACCCGTGTCTACGTAGGCCGATATGACTCCTTGGGCATGCAGATTTGGGCCGACAACGATATTACGGTCAAGTCGATGGAAGTATGGGAGATGAACGCTTTAACGGGTGAGCCGGCTGCTCCGGTCGATGTGCCTGACAATTGGGACAACTCCGTGTATACCAATATTACGGAACTGCCTAACCATGATTTTGCTACAGGCGATTTGACAGGCTGGATTACAGAAGGAAACGCTTTCCAGGATGTCCATGTAACCGATGCCCAGTTTTTCTGGGATACGATTTATTTCAATCCGTCGCATAAAATTCCGGGTGGCCATCACTTATGGGGCTTTAATGAGGAAGCCGGCGGTGACAGCTTGACGGGAACGCTAAAAACACAAAAATTCGTCCTTGGCGGGAATGGCAAAATCAACTTCCTTGTCAGCGGCGGCCGTGATATAGACAAGCTCTATGTTGCGCTGGTTCGGGCGTCAGACGGCAAAACGTTATTTAAAGAGACAGCAACCAATTATGAGGAGTATCAACGGAAGATTTGGGATGCGTCGGAGTATATCGGCCAGGAGCTTTACATTAAGGTGGTTGATCAATCCACAGGCGGCTTTGGACATATTAACGTTGATGATTTCAATGTACCGGTTAAGGTGCAGAATCCGACTTGA
- a CDS encoding ABC transporter substrate-binding protein, translating to MKSVFKRAGILMMAGAFALSGCSGDSKNQAENSAASFNKTGLPIVNEPVSLKMVSPKAALAPEYSQMEIFKKLEEQTNVKIEWENIPDTDFTEKKNLLLASGDLPDAFYGAGFSDYELVNYGTDGTILPLENLIDQYAPNLKALLERRPDIRSSITAPDGHIYGLPSWEENNLGTNPFFHVINKKWLDKLGLKMPQTLDEYTEALVAFKTQDPNGNGKADEIPLSFMHMQWCMDIAGIFGAFGLPDNMEHRVVRDGKVIFTATQPEYKEALKYFNEKWYKQGLIDPESFTQDAAQYLAKGKTTVETLGSYIWWEVDEVVGTERSEDYALLSPLKGPDGDQSIGRGNGGGPGRGAFVITKENQNPEITMRWIDQQYEPYMAAQIHWGPLDVVFKKDENGKLVNLPIPEGTSAGEFRQKVAPGAGGPGVITIEDLGKVVDLEPRAQQRVKDLEKYYDPYMEEENYPSIFFEPEELDKINRIEPELIKYVNTQRGKFIVDGGVDEQWDSYVKNLDKMGLNELMEIYQKGLDRYNASLNK from the coding sequence ATGAAATCTGTATTCAAAAGAGCGGGAATTCTTATGATGGCTGGTGCTTTTGCGCTGAGTGGATGTTCAGGAGACTCCAAGAATCAGGCGGAAAATTCCGCTGCGAGTTTTAACAAAACGGGTCTTCCGATTGTGAATGAACCGGTATCGTTAAAGATGGTATCCCCGAAAGCTGCTTTGGCACCGGAGTATTCTCAAATGGAAATTTTCAAGAAGCTGGAAGAGCAAACCAACGTTAAGATCGAGTGGGAGAACATTCCGGATACCGACTTTACCGAGAAGAAAAATTTGTTGCTGGCCAGCGGAGATTTGCCTGACGCTTTTTATGGTGCCGGATTCTCGGATTACGAGCTGGTTAATTACGGCACAGACGGAACGATCCTTCCGCTGGAGAATTTAATCGATCAATATGCGCCTAACTTGAAAGCGCTTTTAGAACGCAGGCCTGACATCAGATCCTCGATCACGGCACCGGATGGGCATATTTACGGACTGCCTTCTTGGGAAGAGAACAATCTTGGAACAAACCCCTTCTTTCACGTTATCAATAAAAAATGGCTCGACAAGCTGGGGCTGAAAATGCCGCAGACACTGGATGAATATACGGAAGCATTAGTGGCCTTTAAAACACAGGATCCAAACGGTAACGGCAAGGCTGACGAAATTCCGCTGAGCTTTATGCATATGCAGTGGTGTATGGACATTGCTGGGATATTCGGAGCATTCGGACTTCCGGATAACATGGAACATCGGGTCGTCCGCGACGGAAAAGTGATCTTTACTGCTACGCAGCCTGAATATAAGGAAGCGTTGAAATATTTTAATGAAAAATGGTATAAGCAGGGCTTGATTGATCCTGAATCGTTCACCCAGGACGCTGCTCAGTATCTGGCCAAAGGGAAAACAACAGTCGAAACGCTCGGCTCCTATATCTGGTGGGAAGTCGATGAGGTGGTCGGAACGGAGCGAAGCGAAGATTATGCTTTGCTGTCCCCGCTCAAAGGACCGGACGGGGATCAATCGATCGGTCGGGGCAACGGTGGCGGCCCAGGACGCGGTGCTTTCGTGATTACTAAAGAGAACCAGAATCCGGAAATCACAATGCGTTGGATCGACCAACAGTATGAACCGTACATGGCTGCTCAAATCCACTGGGGTCCGCTGGATGTCGTATTTAAGAAGGACGAAAATGGGAAATTGGTGAACCTGCCGATTCCTGAGGGCACTTCCGCGGGTGAATTCCGTCAAAAAGTGGCTCCAGGCGCAGGCGGCCCTGGCGTCATTACCATCGAAGATTTGGGAAAAGTAGTTGATCTGGAGCCTAGAGCCCAGCAGCGCGTTAAAGACTTGGAGAAATATTACGATCCCTATATGGAAGAGGAAAACTACCCGAGTATCTTCTTTGAGCCGGAGGAGCTGGACAAAATCAATCGAATCGAGCCCGAATTGATTAAATATGTAAATACCCAGCGAGGAAAATTCATTGTTGATGGCGGCGTGGATGAGCAGTGGGACAGCTATGTGAAGAACCTGGATAAGATGGGATTGAACGAATTGATGGAGATCTATCAAAAGGGGCTGGATCGTTATAACGCAAGTTTAAACAAATAA
- a CDS encoding GH32 C-terminal domain-containing protein codes for MMYWAFDEGSGASAVESISQVQDDIQYVFNQAEFTESCDPQWRQGVMGGGLLFDGYSTYIAHSVNEGEPNGKQKYRSALSIGVWVAPRSYEWGSEGKLSAIVNHHNMDRKQGYLLGMYRHGSWSFQVGLEGGDWKEVWSPDGHELPKNEWSYVNAVFDGTQGEMKLYLNGREIASADLPPGSRLAEAVDTELLIGKNNHSSLLAEVFSLHMFSGILDELKVYNRALSEEEVVASYRHVLDTAYGGAHPPLTYDEIKLDRTPLLPDRHRPQYHVSPPAHWMNEPHAPIYFDGQYHLFYQHNPLGPFFHQIHWGHWVSKDLVHWRDLPVALAPENDQLAPDGIWSGSATYDADGLPVLFFTAGNDSASPNQSVALARSTYSRDGDPDLIHWVKHAEPLIVQKKGMGVFGDFRDPFVWKDDDEWFALVGSGIEGEGGAALAFASQDMLNWTYKGSFFKADIQKFPYLGPIWELPVLLPLGSDKQGVNKHLLLVSPVGQGADVEVFYWTGKLDKQNLSFIPDQEEPQLIDVGDFHFTGPSGMVDPKTGRKIVFTIAQGDRTSELEYQSGWAHNGGLPLSVYLRDDGRLGIEPIEELQSLRGAKRLSLRDKSLAEVNMLLGDVQGDMLEIQLEMEPDSAKQLGIKVRCTPDNEEETLLYYDWNQSMLLVDRTKTTLHPGEKCRGIQGGKLELLGENLKLHIYLDRSMVEAYANGLKSLTTRVYPSRKDALGLEIWGDGGLLVKSIDIWEMKSIW; via the coding sequence ATGATGTATTGGGCCTTTGATGAGGGAAGCGGAGCCAGCGCTGTGGAGAGCATATCTCAAGTACAGGATGATATTCAGTACGTATTTAATCAAGCCGAGTTTACGGAATCCTGCGATCCGCAGTGGAGACAGGGAGTTATGGGGGGCGGGCTCCTCTTCGATGGTTACTCGACTTATATTGCCCATTCGGTCAATGAGGGAGAACCGAACGGCAAGCAAAAGTATCGATCAGCGCTAAGTATTGGAGTATGGGTAGCACCGCGCTCTTATGAATGGGGCTCTGAAGGCAAGTTGTCTGCCATTGTGAACCACCACAACATGGATCGTAAGCAGGGGTATCTGCTTGGGATGTACCGTCATGGCTCCTGGTCCTTTCAAGTCGGGCTGGAAGGAGGGGACTGGAAGGAAGTTTGGTCGCCGGACGGTCATGAACTGCCCAAGAATGAATGGTCTTACGTGAATGCAGTATTCGATGGGACCCAAGGAGAAATGAAGCTGTATTTAAACGGCAGGGAAATCGCTTCGGCTGATCTGCCCCCCGGTTCTCGCCTGGCCGAGGCGGTGGACACGGAGTTGCTCATTGGCAAAAACAATCACAGCAGCCTGCTGGCGGAAGTATTCAGCCTTCACATGTTTAGCGGTATCCTCGATGAACTCAAGGTTTATAATCGGGCCCTGAGCGAGGAAGAGGTGGTCGCTTCCTATCGGCACGTGTTGGATACCGCCTATGGAGGAGCCCATCCGCCATTAACGTATGATGAGATCAAGCTGGATCGGACGCCACTGCTGCCGGATCGGCATAGACCCCAGTATCATGTCAGCCCACCAGCTCATTGGATGAACGAGCCCCATGCGCCGATCTATTTTGACGGGCAGTATCATTTATTCTATCAGCATAACCCCCTAGGGCCGTTTTTTCATCAGATCCATTGGGGACATTGGGTAAGTAAGGATCTGGTGCATTGGCGTGATCTTCCTGTGGCATTAGCCCCTGAAAATGATCAGCTCGCACCGGACGGAATCTGGTCGGGAAGCGCGACATATGATGCAGACGGCCTGCCTGTCTTATTCTTTACGGCGGGCAATGACAGTGCTTCGCCCAATCAGAGCGTGGCGCTTGCCCGAAGCACCTATTCCCGGGATGGAGATCCGGATTTGATTCACTGGGTCAAACACGCGGAGCCGTTGATCGTGCAGAAGAAGGGCATGGGTGTATTCGGAGATTTCCGGGATCCGTTCGTGTGGAAGGACGATGACGAATGGTTTGCCTTGGTCGGCTCCGGGATCGAAGGCGAAGGTGGAGCAGCGCTCGCATTTGCATCACAGGATATGCTGAATTGGACGTACAAAGGGTCATTCTTTAAAGCTGATATCCAGAAGTTTCCTTATCTTGGACCCATCTGGGAGCTTCCTGTGCTTCTTCCCCTTGGCAGCGACAAGCAGGGAGTGAACAAGCATCTTCTATTGGTGAGTCCAGTGGGACAGGGAGCGGATGTCGAGGTATTCTATTGGACAGGGAAGCTTGATAAACAAAATCTATCATTCATTCCCGATCAAGAGGAGCCGCAATTGATTGACGTCGGTGATTTCCATTTTACCGGTCCGAGCGGAATGGTTGATCCGAAGACAGGCCGAAAAATTGTGTTTACGATAGCGCAAGGTGACCGAACGTCCGAGCTGGAATATCAATCGGGCTGGGCTCATAATGGCGGCTTGCCGTTAAGCGTGTATTTGAGGGATGACGGACGGCTGGGAATTGAGCCGATTGAAGAGCTCCAATCCTTGCGTGGTGCCAAGCGGTTATCGCTCCGGGACAAATCATTGGCTGAGGTTAATATGCTGCTGGGGGATGTACAAGGAGACATGCTTGAGATTCAACTGGAGATGGAGCCTGACAGTGCCAAACAACTTGGCATCAAGGTCCGGTGTACGCCGGATAACGAAGAAGAAACCCTGCTGTATTATGATTGGAACCAATCGATGCTCTTGGTTGATCGAACGAAAACGACGCTTCATCCGGGAGAAAAGTGCCGAGGGATCCAAGGCGGTAAGCTGGAACTGCTAGGGGAGAATTTAAAGCTTCATATTTATTTGGACCGCTCCATGGTCGAAGCCTATGCAAACGGATTGAAAAGTCTGACGACCCGGGTGTATCCAAGCCGTAAAGATGCTTTGGGGCTTGAGATCTGGGGAGATGGGGGATTGTTGGTTAAATCGATCGATATATGGGAGATGAAATCCATTTGGTAA